The following is a genomic window from Gymnodinialimonas ceratoperidinii.
GGCGGTATTGTCGAACTGGTTCGCCCAGATCGCGCCGTTGGGGTCGGACTGTGCCAGCCGCTCGGCCAGGCGGCCGGAATATTTCACGTAGTTGTCGGGGTTCGAATACGGCACCGCGGGCACTTCGATCAACTCGGCCCCCGCGATGCGGATCATGTCCTTCTTTTCCTGGCTCTGGGTCTCGGGGATCACGATCACCGTGCGAAACCCGAGCGAGGCGCCGACCAGCGCCAGACCGATGCCGGTGTTGCCAGCCGTGCCTTCGACGATGGTGCCGCCGGGCCGCAGGGTGCCGCGCTTGACAGCATCCTGAATGATGAAGAGCGCGGCGCGATCCTTCACCGACTGGCCGGGGTTGAGGAATTCCGCCTTGCCGAGGATTTCGCATCCCGTGGCCTCGGAGGCGCCGCGCAGGCGGATCAAAGGCGTGTTGCCGATCGCGGACGCAAGCTCGGTGTGGATCGTCATGGCGCGGGCCCTTTCGTGATGCAATCGCCCTCTCAGGCGCGCGGGAAACTTTGGCATAGGTAGACGCGCGACGTCACGAACTCAACCCGCGCCGGCCGCCTCTGCTTCCGCGCGCAGGCGGTCGCGGTGCAGCATGAGATATTGCATCGACAAGATCAGGGGCGCGTTGGCCATGTCGCCCTCCTCCTGCATCCGGCAGGCCAGATCGTAGGAAACGAGGTGGCTGAGAATATCTTCGGCCTCATCGGCATGTCCGCCGATGCCCGCGACGTCATCGGGCAGATCTGCAATGCCGAGGTAGGAATACAAGACCTGCGCCACGCCGCCGGGCGTCGGATAATAGCGGCCGATGTAGTGCAATTTGCCAAGCGTCAGGTTCGCCTCTTCCACGGCCTCGCGGCGGGCCGTGGTTTCGGGCGTTTCGCCAGCGTCGAGGATGCCCGCGACAGGCTCCAGCAACCAGGGCGCCGCATCGCCATTGGCGAAGGGCCCCATGCGGAACTGCTCGATCAACATGATGCGGTCACGCAACGGATCGTAGGGCAGCACCGTGACCGCGTCGGCGACCCGGTAGACCGAGCGCCCGATCGGCCCCTGCGTGTCGCCATCGAAGCGCCGATGGCTCAGGCGGCGCTCCTCGGTGTTGAAGAAGCCGTCGTGGATGTGCTCGACGGCGTGTTCCGTCACATCGGCGCGGGTCATGCCCGCCCCCACGAGGCCCGGCCGCTGCCACCGCCCGGCCCGCACGGTGGCCTCGGCGCGGGCGCGGATGATGCCGAAGCGCGCGCCGATATCGCGCGGCGCAGCGTGGCCGATCTGACGCATGACCTCGCCTGCAGCCAGAAGCTGGATCTCGCCCCATAGCTCCGCCCATGTCGACAGCGACCAGTCCTCGCCCGGCGTGCCCGCCTGCTCCGGCGGGAACCACGCCTCGGCGGCGATCTCGGTGTCGCCCCGGAGCACCCGGACCGGGCGGCGGGTGTAGTCGAAACAGGCCTCGTAGAAATCGAGCCGCGCCAGCGCCTCTGCGCCGGGGGCGATCAACGCACCCTCGGCCGCCATCTCCGCGCGCGCCTCCAGCATCGGCCAGGATTTCCCCGCGACCCACGCCACGCGGTAGCCCGGCAAACGCGCAGGCTCCATCGCGACGGGCGCACCCGCGACAAGGTCCAGCAGGGGCTGGTGGCACAACGTGCCGAAAAGGAAAATCGGCACCATCTAGCGCCAGGCCCGCGCGGCGAATTCCGTCAGGATGCCCGCGATGACGCCGCCGACCAGCAGCACGCCCCAGACGCCAAGGGTCA
Proteins encoded in this region:
- a CDS encoding gamma-glutamylcyclotransferase — encoded protein: MPIFLFGTLCHQPLLDLVAGAPVAMEPARLPGYRVAWVAGKSWPMLEARAEMAAEGALIAPGAEALARLDFYEACFDYTRRPVRVLRGDTEIAAEAWFPPEQAGTPGEDWSLSTWAELWGEIQLLAAGEVMRQIGHAAPRDIGARFGIIRARAEATVRAGRWQRPGLVGAGMTRADVTEHAVEHIHDGFFNTEERRLSHRRFDGDTQGPIGRSVYRVADAVTVLPYDPLRDRIMLIEQFRMGPFANGDAAPWLLEPVAGILDAGETPETTARREAVEEANLTLGKLHYIGRYYPTPGGVAQVLYSYLGIADLPDDVAGIGGHADEAEDILSHLVSYDLACRMQEEGDMANAPLILSMQYLMLHRDRLRAEAEAAGAG